The nucleotide sequence GATTATTATGTGTGAGGCCACATACCTTTTTCTGCCTAGGGCGTAAGCAACTACTTCATTATCGCTTATCTTATGGTCTGCTTTACAGATTATGAGTGAGATGCTGTAGGGTAGGCGTGCGTAACTCGTGGAGATGTCTCCAAGATTTACTCCCTTCAGCTTACTCAGTAGTAGGTCTTGAGGTATCGAACTTACTATGTTCTCGTACTCTATAGTAGCGCCGCCCTCAAGCAACACAATTTTCTTGTTAGGGTCTATACGCTGAATATTCGCGTAGAGACGAGGGACCTTAACTCTATTCCTCAAGACCTTAATTATCTGACACCAGCTAAGTACTGGCTTGTAGATCTTGCTGTAAGTTTTAGGGAATAAGTCGTACCAAGTATGCTTAGGGTCTTCTTCACCCTTCAATGAGATTTTAGTCTTTAAAGATTCTTCCTCTCCAATCAATACGTATTCGTAGTCGAGCTCGTAAGTGTTAAATCCTAAACACTTTAAACACTCTGATTTCTCAAGGAATAAAGGTAGTCTATCAACACACGTGTTAGTGAAACTCCACCCGTCTAGAGAGCTTGAAGTTCCTGCCCATGATAATAGAATCGAATCACTCGAGTTTTGAGCTACGTAAATATTGCTACTAAATGAATCGCCAAGTATTAGCGTCTTAGTCTTCTTCCTCTTCTTCTCTAACACTTTCTTCTTCCTCTTCTTTCTTAACTACTATGCGTTTAATCCCGCCAGGCACTGTATGTGACCTCAAATGATTAATTAAGTCTATGATAGAAAAGAATAGAGGCTCGTTAACTACTTGCCTGAGAGAACTTCCTTCTTTAGGGCATACATCATCAATCTTGACGCAAACAGGACATAATAGTAGATTTGTTGAAGTGTCTAGGCAAGTCTCTATTGTTACCCCGTCAACATTGAGAGATATTCGACGCCACTTAGGCTCCCAAAAGAGAGACATCCCCCACCACCATGATTACTCTTACTATCAAAGAGTAAGAATAAAGTTGAGAAACTTAAAAGTCTTTTATTTCTGTTCCGAAAGGTGATGTTTTTACTTGTAGTTTGTATCCATGCTTGTTTAATTTCCACATTATAGCGTCGCGAACAAAATCGCTCCTGTTTCGATATGACTTCCCAGATATTATGTCGTCTATCAAGTCTACTACGTCGTTAGGTAGTTTCACCGATATTACTTTACCGCCCGACATACACATCCTTATTTATAAAATAATACCTTTAATTTAAATACGTTTTCTAATTATCGACTACAGAATAATTTAATCACCGCACGCGTGAGTCAAGTACTGCTAAAATCATTTAATTTGTTCGTCGTTATATTCATGGGTGAGTGTTTGGAAGACCCTGTAGTCGCTTTAGTCAAGTTCTTAGTAATTAAGAGACTAGCAGGGAATTCCTCTACTTTGATGGTCGTTAAAGAGTATTTTGTTGATGGAGTCTCACCTAGTTCTATAAGTTATAAGTATAAGGTCTCTAAGTTTAGGGTTAGAGGATATATACAGAGAGTCACTGAAAAAACTAGGAATCCTTATTTGGCATCACTAATCATAAAACAAGTTTTCCCCCTAATACTAGAGATCGAGCCAGTCGTAATCAAAGTTAACGAGAGATACGTATGTCTAATTTGTGATCAGTCTTTCGGTAGTGAGGTTACTGTAGAGAATCATCTTAGGAGAAAGCACGGAGAATACATAAACAAGATAGTTAGAGAAGTTCTAGAGAGTGTTAGGGAATTACCTACGAGCAGGTAATATAAAACAGAAATAACGTGAATTATGTGGTGCTAGAGACTATGTGGTTCGCGTTCGTCAACTCGCCGTTAGGCACTAACCTGAGGGTTCTTAAGAAATTCTTGATAGCCAATACTCACAGCGAGAGAGAGTTTGAGATCCTAAATAGTAAGGTGTCGGGGTTTCTAGGGATAAGAGTCGCTAGCGTAGAAAAGAGTAATGTAGACTCGGTCTACGAGGTAGTATCAGTAGATCCTGACACGGCTGACTTAATCAAGCTAGGATTAAATACTTTCTTAATAGCTGAGTTTAGCTGAGTTACACGTGGACGTATGGGTATCTGCTGATGAGAATAACTGAGGTTGGAGAAGAGTACGGCATCAAGGTTGAGCTTGTCAGCGAAGAGAATACATCCACTACTTGCCCACTATGTATAGTGAAGAACCAAGACCACAGGAGAGTATGCAGAGGACTACTGAAGTGCTACAAACACAGCAAAGTATTCAACACAGACCTAGTTGGAGCACACAACATACTACTCAAAACAAAAACCATACCCCCAAGCCCCGCACTATGCGGGGTAGGGGTAAAGCGCCTGAGACCGGGCGCGGAGCTAAACCCAGCACACGCTGGGAATGTAGCTCCAAACCCCCCAGAACCCCCGCACTTCAGGGCGGGGAGGAGGTCAGTCTAACTAGCTAACTACCCTGAAGGACAATACATTATCTCGTGATGAGAACGTAGATGACACGATTATACAAAGAATATAAGATTTAATAATACTATGTATAATGGTGAGGTGCTCGTGAGTTACAGGAAGAGGAGGAGGTCATTATTCGACATATTTGATGAGTGGATTAGAGAGATGGAGGAAGAAATGCGTGAGTTTATTGAAGAGAGTGAGAAGCTATTTAGGATGAGTCCTGAAGAGTTGGAAGAGTTGCGTAAGAAAGGTCTTGGACCTTACGTCTACGGATACAGAATATACATAGGTCCTGACGGTAAGGTAAAGATAGACGAGTTCGGTAATGTCAGGAGGGAAGGCGTGAAGCCTAAGATCACTGAGGAGGCAGAACCTTTAGCTGACGTCATAGACGAAGGAGATAAAGTTAGAATAATTGTTGAGATGCCCGGTGTTGAGAAAGACAAGATAAAACTTAAAGCGTCAGGTAAGGAACTAATAATACAAGCTAGTAACGGGAAGAAATACCTTAAGAAACTCACCCTACCTGACGAGGTAGACGTTAAGAGCGCTAAAGCAAGTTACAAGAACGGAATACTAGAAATAGAGTTCAAGAAAGTGAGGGGGGCTTCCGGAGAATACGAGATAAGAGTAGATTGATAGCCAATCTATTAGTTCTTAACAATTCATTCCTAATCAAGCACTTCTTAACTAGAGCACGTTTTTCTGAGCGGCTTTCTAGTTCCACCGATGCTATCCCTCAATATCTGCTTGAATTTAGGGTTCATTAACTCAAGACGCGGAGATTTCAGTTATTGTCTACCCTGAGTTGTTGTTAAGCGTTGATAGAATTTGAGGAAGCCAAGCACGTTAAAGTTCGT is from Zestosphaera sp. and encodes:
- a CDS encoding ribbon-helix-helix domain-containing protein → MSGGKVISVKLPNDVVDLIDDIISGKSYRNRSDFVRDAIMWKLNKHGYKLQVKTSPFGTEIKDF
- a CDS encoding C2H2-type zinc finger protein produces the protein MGECLEDPVVALVKFLVIKRLAGNSSTLMVVKEYFVDGVSPSSISYKYKVSKFRVRGYIQRVTEKTRNPYLASLIIKQVFPLILEIEPVVIKVNERYVCLICDQSFGSEVTVENHLRRKHGEYINKIVREVLESVRELPTSR
- a CDS encoding zinc ribbon domain-containing protein — encoded protein: MRITEVGEEYGIKVELVSEENTSTTCPLCIVKNQDHRRVCRGLLKCYKHSKVFNTDLVGAHNILLKTKTIPPSPALCGVGVKRLRPGAELNPAHAGNVAPNPPEPPHFRAGRRSV
- the hsp20 gene encoding archaeal heat shock protein Hsp20; this encodes MSYRKRRRSLFDIFDEWIREMEEEMREFIEESEKLFRMSPEELEELRKKGLGPYVYGYRIYIGPDGKVKIDEFGNVRREGVKPKITEEAEPLADVIDEGDKVRIIVEMPGVEKDKIKLKASGKELIIQASNGKKYLKKLTLPDEVDVKSAKASYKNGILEIEFKKVRGASGEYEIRVD